The genomic stretch TCTCCCACTGGCAGCTTCTTTCAGACTGCAGCGCAATGCTTCAAACACCCATTCGTGTCCTCCTCCGCCTTACTTCCGGGAATCAGTTCGGTATGGATGAAAGCCTGATCCGGCAAATCATTGAAGACGGCACCCATGAATTTATAACCATTGAAGGGATCCAGTACTTTTCCGGAACCCAAAAGAAATCTATAGCAAAACTGGAAAATGAACTTCATATGCTGGACCAGTTCTGCCGGGAATTAAAGCAAGATTACAGCTTTCCTGTCAAACGGCTGGAGTATGGTCCCGGGCTTCCTGTCTGCTATTTTGAAGAAGAGAAAAATGAGGAAGATCAGATGTTAAATGGTCTTGCAGAGTCTGTCAAGAATCTTACGTTCGGAGGCAGGGTCGCACTGGAGATGGGCAGATTTATCGCCGCCCCCTGTGGTTTCTACGTAACCAGCGTGGTGGATCGGAAAACAAACAAGGGAGAGCCTTACTGCATTGTTGACGGCGGTATCCACCAGCTAAATTATTACGGGCAAATGCTGGCCATGAAAAGACCGCCTGTCCTTCATTTTAATCAACGGGAAGGAGAAAAAGAAGAATGGACGGTCTGCGGCTCTCTTTGCACGGTGAATGATGTGCTTGTTAAGAAATACCCTTTCAAAAACCTGCAGACCGGAGACCGGATCATATTCCAAAAAACCGGCGCTTATTCGGCAACAGAAGGCATGTCCCTATTTTTAAGCCGGGATTTACCGCAGATCCTTCTCTATTCTGCAAAAGAGAACTTCCGCATTGCAAGACCTCATATACAAACGAATGCTTTCAATTATTTTCAACTATAAAGGAGACAAAATCATGGAACAATTATTAGAGATCTTAAACGATATTAACCCAGGCATTGATTATGAAATAGAAACAAGGCTCATTG from Lacrimispora sphenoides JCM 1415 encodes the following:
- a CDS encoding diaminopimelate decarboxylase family protein, with the translated sequence MNEIRFEYDIHEYQTPFYIFDTDILAEQIRKIRSVLGEDVELCYAMKANPFVIKDLEEVVDSFEVCSPGEFAICERAGINMGKVIMSGVHKKPEDIEYALKHYGDKIIYTAESLSHWQLLSDCSAMLQTPIRVLLRLTSGNQFGMDESLIRQIIEDGTHEFITIEGIQYFSGTQKKSIAKLENELHMLDQFCRELKQDYSFPVKRLEYGPGLPVCYFEEEKNEEDQMLNGLAESVKNLTFGGRVALEMGRFIAAPCGFYVTSVVDRKTNKGEPYCIVDGGIHQLNYYGQMLAMKRPPVLHFNQREGEKEEWTVCGSLCTVNDVLVKKYPFKNLQTGDRIIFQKTGAYSATEGMSLFLSRDLPQILLYSAKENFRIARPHIQTNAFNYFQL